A single genomic interval of Polaribacter vadi harbors:
- a CDS encoding OmpA family protein has protein sequence MKRLKIAVIALFAFVAVSNVNAQDENNPWAVSFGVNIIDFYGSDDFSDQVKDLLGNSDWNFLPSISRITGEKYLDKGFTLQLAGSLSKIETLRSKDDSDFMYYNIGANVKYDVNNLIGETGWFDPFVYLGGAYASADSQGEGMLNVGMGFNTWFNDNLGLSFQTGTLKGFSDKVRAHYQSTLGLVIKFGGKDTDGDGVYDKNDECPNEAGLVEFNGCPDADNDGIKDSEDACPYVAGLAAMNGCPDADGDGVADKDDMCPSEKGTKANKGCPDSDGDGVVDKDDKCPSTSGPAANNGCPWPDTDGDGVLDKDDKCINEAGPASNSGCPELTSADTLAMLSEYTKGILFDFDRAVIKDAAAKKLDMVYDLINSTENIIYVIEGYTDSVGTTGYNKYLSERRAESVKTYLVKKGMAASKLETVGFGETNPTATNATADGRAKNRRVVIKLNE, from the coding sequence ATGAAACGATTAAAAATAGCTGTGATAGCTTTATTTGCGTTTGTAGCGGTTAGCAACGTAAACGCACAGGATGAAAACAACCCTTGGGCTGTTAGTTTTGGAGTAAATATTATAGATTTCTACGGAAGTGATGATTTTAGCGATCAAGTTAAAGACTTACTTGGAAATAGTGATTGGAATTTTTTACCATCTATATCTAGGATAACTGGAGAGAAGTATTTGGATAAAGGGTTTACTTTACAGTTAGCTGGATCTTTGAGTAAGATTGAAACACTTAGAAGTAAAGATGACTCGGATTTTATGTATTACAATATTGGAGCTAATGTTAAGTATGATGTGAATAATTTAATTGGAGAAACTGGTTGGTTTGATCCTTTTGTGTATTTAGGTGGTGCTTATGCATCTGCAGATTCTCAAGGCGAAGGAATGCTAAATGTTGGTATGGGTTTTAACACTTGGTTTAATGATAATTTAGGTTTAAGTTTTCAAACAGGTACTTTAAAAGGTTTTTCTGATAAAGTTAGAGCACACTATCAATCTACTTTAGGTTTAGTTATTAAATTTGGAGGTAAAGACACTGATGGAGATGGAGTATATGACAAGAATGATGAATGTCCAAACGAAGCTGGTTTAGTAGAGTTTAATGGATGTCCGGATGCAGATAACGACGGAATTAAGGATTCTGAAGATGCTTGTCCTTATGTAGCTGGTTTAGCAGCTATGAATGGTTGTCCTGATGCTGATGGTGATGGTGTTGCTGATAAAGATGATATGTGTCCTAGTGAAAAAGGAACAAAAGCGAACAAAGGTTGTCCAGATTCAGATGGAGATGGAGTTGTAGATAAAGACGATAAATGTCCTTCTACTTCAGGTCCAGCTGCAAACAATGGATGTCCTTGGCCAGATACTGATGGAGATGGAGTTTTAGATAAAGATGATAAATGTATCAACGAAGCTGGTCCAGCATCTAATTCAGGATGTCCAGAACTAACATCTGCTGATACCTTAGCAATGTTATCAGAATACACAAAAGGTATTTTATTTGATTTTGATAGAGCCGTAATTAAAGATGCTGCTGCTAAAAAATTAGATATGGTATATGATTTAATTAATTCTACAGAAAACATTATATATGTTATTGAAGGTTATACAGATAGTGTTGGAACAACTGGTTATAACAAATATTTATCTGAAAGAAGAGCAGAGTCTGTAAAAACTTATTTAGTTAAAAAAGGTATGGCTGCTAGCAAATTAGAAACAGTTGGTTTTGGAGAGACTAATCCTACAGCAACTAATGCTACTGCTGATGGAAGAGCTAAAAATAGAAGAGTAGTTATAAAATTAAACGAATAG
- the atpD gene encoding F0F1 ATP synthase subunit beta, translated as MSTTTGKVSQIIGPVIDVEFNTENNELPKIYDSLEIKKADGSILVLEVQQHIGEDTVRTISMDATDGLSRGTEVYATGSPIQMPIGNDIYGRLFNVTGDAIDGLGNLKKEGKDGLPIHRSAPKFEDLSVSTEVLFTGIKVIDLIEPYAKGGKIGLFGGAGVGKTVLIQELINNIAKGHGGLSVFAGVGERTREGNDLLREMLESGIIKYGDDFMHSMEEGGWDLSKVDKPGMRASKATFVFGQMNEPPGARARVALSGLTIAEYFRDGAGEAQGKDVLFFVDNIFRFTQAGSEVSALLGRMPSAVGYQPTLATEMGAMQERITSTKKGSITSVQAVYVPADDLTDPAPATTFAHLDATTVLSRKIAELGIYPAVDPLDSTSRILSAEILGAEHYNTATAVKEILQRYKELQDIIAILGMEELSEEDKLVVHRARRVQRFLSQPFHVAEQFTGIPGVLVDIKDTIKGFNMIMDGELDKYPEAAFNLRGSIQDAIDAGEKMLAEA; from the coding sequence ATGTCTACAACCACAGGTAAAGTTTCTCAAATAATTGGGCCAGTTATTGATGTTGAATTCAATACTGAAAATAATGAACTTCCTAAAATTTATGATTCTTTAGAGATAAAAAAAGCAGATGGTTCAATTTTAGTTTTAGAAGTACAACAACACATTGGTGAAGATACTGTTAGAACTATTTCTATGGATGCAACTGATGGATTAAGTAGAGGAACAGAAGTTTACGCTACAGGAAGTCCAATTCAAATGCCAATAGGAAATGATATTTATGGACGTCTATTTAATGTTACTGGAGATGCCATTGATGGTCTTGGAAATTTAAAAAAAGAAGGTAAAGATGGTTTGCCAATTCATAGATCAGCACCTAAGTTTGAAGACTTATCAGTATCTACAGAAGTATTATTTACTGGGATTAAAGTAATCGATCTAATTGAACCTTACGCAAAAGGAGGTAAAATTGGTTTATTTGGTGGAGCAGGAGTTGGAAAAACAGTTCTAATTCAAGAATTGATTAACAACATCGCAAAAGGTCATGGAGGTTTATCTGTTTTTGCTGGAGTTGGAGAAAGAACTCGTGAAGGAAATGATTTACTTCGTGAAATGTTAGAGTCTGGAATTATCAAATATGGTGATGACTTTATGCATTCTATGGAAGAAGGAGGATGGGATTTATCTAAAGTTGATAAGCCTGGAATGAGAGCATCTAAAGCAACATTTGTTTTTGGACAAATGAATGAGCCACCTGGAGCACGTGCAAGAGTTGCATTATCTGGTTTAACTATTGCTGAGTATTTTAGAGATGGAGCTGGAGAAGCACAAGGAAAAGATGTACTTTTCTTTGTGGATAATATTTTTAGATTTACACAAGCAGGTTCAGAGGTATCTGCACTTTTAGGACGTATGCCATCTGCAGTAGGTTATCAACCAACCCTAGCTACAGAAATGGGTGCAATGCAAGAACGTATTACATCAACTAAAAAAGGTTCTATTACATCTGTACAAGCAGTTTATGTACCTGCAGATGATTTAACAGATCCTGCACCAGCAACAACGTTTGCGCATTTAGATGCAACAACAGTTTTATCTCGTAAAATTGCAGAATTAGGTATTTATCCTGCAGTAGATCCTTTAGATTCTACTTCAAGAATTTTATCTGCTGAAATTTTAGGTGCAGAACATTACAATACTGCAACTGCTGTAAAAGAAATTTTACAACGTTATAAAGAATTACAAGATATTATTGCTATTTTAGGGATGGAAGAATTATCTGAAGAAGATAAATTAGTAGTTCATAGAGCAAGACGTGTACAACGTTTCTTATCTCAACCTTTCCATGTTGCTGAACAATTTACTGGTATACCAGGTGTTTTAGTAGATATTAAAGATACTATTAAAGGCTTTAATATGATTATGGATGGTGAGTTAGATAAATATCCTGAAGCAGCATTTAACTTAAGAGGATCAATTCAAGATGCAATTGATGCTGGTGAAAAAATGTTAGCAGAAGCTTAA
- a CDS encoding FoF1 ATP synthase subunit delta/epsilon, whose amino-acid sequence MFLEIVTPEAILFSSEVDSITVPGVDGDFQMLNNHAPIISILREGVVKVHVHSQQHFELDDLHGKLIPHIDDDNVLTLEINSGTLELKDNKAIILAD is encoded by the coding sequence ATGTTTTTAGAAATTGTAACACCAGAGGCTATTTTGTTCTCATCTGAAGTGGATTCTATTACAGTTCCAGGAGTTGATGGAGATTTTCAAATGTTGAACAATCATGCACCAATTATTTCTATTTTAAGAGAAGGAGTTGTTAAAGTTCATGTTCATTCTCAACAACATTTTGAGTTAGATGATTTACATGGTAAATTAATTCCTCATATTGATGACGATAATGTTTTAACATTAGAGATAAATTCAGGAACATTAGAATTAAAGGATAACAAAGCTATTATATTAGCTGATTGA